A DNA window from Aminipila luticellarii contains the following coding sequences:
- a CDS encoding HlyC/CorC family transporter, whose translation MGGSIVTSITAIVILTAFSAYFSATKAAFTSLNRARLRNIAGAGSRKARQILMLEENYDRLLTTILIGDILVNIAMASIAAVLFVELYGTYGAVFSTIIIAIIVLVFGEITPTILAKESPEKFSMFSVPLLRFLITIMKPLNFLLMQWKKIIKKAFKVHDERTITDDELITIVEEAETEGSLDVDRSELIQNAIEFDELEAYDVLTPRVDVEAIEIDEEKEAVAKIFLETGFSRLPVYEENMDKIVGVLNQKDFHNFVIGQQKEIADYVTPVVFTPGSIRIATLLKRMQKAKTHIAVVVDEYGGTEGIVTMEDIIEELVGEIFDEHDATASQEIIQIYDGSYRVLGGASVEKMFDFFGLEYEEMDITTANGWVVVNLDKLPEAGDSFEYENLKVRVIKADGKRALEINVAVMPRETEREKD comes from the coding sequence ATGGGAGGAAGTATAGTTACTTCGATAACAGCCATTGTGATATTAACAGCGTTTTCTGCTTACTTTTCGGCAACCAAAGCAGCGTTCACCTCTTTAAACAGGGCAAGACTGAGAAATATTGCCGGAGCAGGAAGCAGGAAAGCAAGACAGATCCTGATGCTGGAAGAAAATTATGACAGGCTTCTTACAACGATTCTGATCGGCGATATTCTTGTAAATATTGCCATGGCATCTATCGCGGCCGTGTTGTTCGTAGAATTATATGGAACATACGGAGCAGTGTTTTCAACAATAATTATCGCAATAATCGTTTTAGTCTTTGGTGAAATAACACCCACCATCCTTGCAAAGGAATCTCCTGAAAAATTTTCTATGTTTTCCGTACCGCTTCTCAGATTTTTGATTACGATCATGAAGCCGCTGAATTTTTTATTGATGCAGTGGAAAAAAATTATAAAAAAAGCATTTAAAGTACACGACGAGAGGACAATTACCGATGACGAGCTGATAACGATTGTGGAAGAAGCAGAAACAGAGGGAAGTCTGGATGTAGACCGGAGTGAGTTGATTCAAAATGCCATCGAATTCGATGAGCTGGAAGCGTACGACGTATTGACACCAAGAGTTGACGTGGAAGCCATTGAAATAGATGAGGAAAAAGAAGCAGTCGCAAAGATCTTCTTAGAAACAGGATTTTCAAGACTGCCGGTATATGAAGAGAATATGGATAAAATTGTGGGTGTTTTAAATCAAAAAGACTTTCACAATTTTGTAATCGGTCAACAGAAGGAAATTGCCGATTATGTGACGCCTGTTGTATTTACGCCGGGATCCATAAGAATCGCCACCCTTTTGAAGCGAATGCAAAAAGCAAAGACGCATATTGCTGTGGTGGTGGATGAATACGGCGGTACAGAAGGTATCGTGACCATGGAGGATATCATTGAGGAACTGGTAGGCGAAATCTTTGATGAGCATGATGCGACCGCCTCCCAGGAAATTATCCAGATCTATGACGGAAGCTACCGGGTGCTGGGCGGTGCAAGTGTTGAAAAAATGTTCGACTTTTTCGGCTTAGAATATGAAGAAATGGATATTACTACAGCAAATGGATGGGTTGTGGTAAATTTGGACAAATTACCGGAAGCAGGCGATTCATTTGAATATGAAAATCTTAAAGTTAGAGTAATCAAGGCAGATGGAAAAAGAGCCTTAGAAATAAATGTGGCGGTCATGCCGCGTGAAACAGAAAGGGAAAAGGACTGA
- the metA gene encoding homoserine O-acetyltransferase MetA, whose amino-acid sequence MPLIIPDKLPAGDLLQKENIFVMHDGAAIKQDIRPLRILMVNLMPDKAATETQLARVLANSPLQVELTLVRMGTHDSKNVLEEYLETFYKTFDEIKGERFDGMILTGAPVETLEFEEVDYWEELCAILEYSKTHVYSSMYICWGAQAGLYYHFGINKHPLDKKVFGVFEHKVVRAHSPLMRGFDDVFWAPHSRYTQIFKSDIEAHPEIRILAESDDAGPHILATDNGRQIFIIGHQEYDRETLGLEYYRDVRQGIPVEIPQNYFKEDQPGRDVIVRWRGHASLLFANWLNYYVYQETPYDLTQL is encoded by the coding sequence ATGCCATTGATCATACCGGATAAATTACCGGCAGGCGATTTATTGCAAAAGGAAAATATATTTGTAATGCACGATGGGGCTGCCATAAAACAGGACATCCGGCCTCTTCGTATTTTAATGGTGAATCTGATGCCGGACAAAGCGGCTACGGAGACCCAGCTGGCCAGAGTACTGGCCAATTCTCCCTTACAGGTAGAGCTGACTTTAGTGCGAATGGGGACTCATGACTCAAAAAATGTACTGGAGGAGTATCTGGAGACCTTCTATAAGACCTTTGATGAAATCAAGGGAGAGCGGTTCGACGGAATGATCTTGACAGGAGCCCCGGTAGAAACTCTGGAATTTGAAGAGGTGGATTACTGGGAAGAGCTTTGTGCCATTCTTGAATATTCTAAAACCCATGTGTACAGCAGTATGTATATCTGTTGGGGTGCCCAGGCCGGGCTTTATTATCACTTTGGCATTAACAAGCACCCTCTGGACAAAAAAGTATTTGGGGTGTTCGAGCATAAGGTGGTTCGTGCTCACAGCCCGCTCATGAGAGGCTTTGATGATGTCTTTTGGGCGCCGCATTCGAGATATACGCAGATATTCAAATCCGATATAGAAGCACATCCTGAAATTCGGATTTTGGCAGAATCAGATGATGCCGGACCTCACATTTTGGCTACGGATAACGGGAGACAGATTTTTATCATCGGTCATCAGGAATATGACCGGGAGACGCTTGGACTGGAATATTACAGAGATGTGAGGCAGGGCATTCCGGTGGAGATTCCCCAAAATTATTTTAAGGAGGATCAGCCGGGCAGAGACGTGATCGTCAGGTGGAGAGGGCATGCCAGCCTCTTGTTCGCAAACTGGCTCAACTATTATGTATACCAAGAAACACCGTATGATTTGACCCAGCTATAG
- a CDS encoding aspartate kinase, whose protein sequence is MGIKVAKFGGSSVADAIQLTKTKEIIEADKNRRYVVVSAPGKRYGQDNKITDLLYLCKTHIEHNLPYEQVFQVICDRYMAMEINLGVNVDLLKEFDEIKRNLQEGASSDYIASRGEYLNAMMTAAMLGYDFVDAAGLILFSEKGRFLEEETNKALGDELKKHERAVIPGFYGTYPDGKIKTFSRGGSDITGAIVARAVSAEVYENWTDVSGFLMADPRIVKNPKPISRISYKELRELSYMGASVLHEDAIYPARVAGIPINIRNTNRPADPGTMIDADSGAQTDQIITGIAGSKDFSVIAIYKNRLSQERGFVRRLSSILEDYDIAIEHMPSGIDTLSVVVSDKSIEGKMDEVLEEIKRKLEPGSIDIFDDMSLIATVGAGMSKRLGVSATLFTALAEAGVNIRMIDQGSSEMNIIVGVETKDFDRAIQAIYDAFV, encoded by the coding sequence GTGGGAATCAAAGTTGCAAAGTTTGGCGGCTCTTCTGTGGCCGATGCGATACAGCTTACCAAGACAAAAGAAATAATAGAAGCAGATAAAAATAGAAGATATGTCGTTGTATCTGCACCCGGGAAGAGATACGGCCAAGATAACAAGATTACGGATCTTTTATATTTATGCAAAACGCATATCGAACATAATCTGCCTTATGAGCAGGTGTTTCAGGTGATTTGCGACCGATATATGGCCATGGAAATCAATTTGGGAGTCAATGTGGATCTCTTAAAGGAATTTGATGAAATTAAAAGGAATCTTCAGGAAGGAGCTTCCTCTGATTATATAGCCAGTAGAGGAGAGTACCTCAATGCGATGATGACGGCAGCCATGCTCGGGTACGACTTTGTGGATGCGGCAGGTCTGATTTTGTTCAGTGAAAAGGGTCGGTTTCTTGAGGAGGAGACGAACAAAGCTTTAGGAGATGAACTGAAAAAGCACGAAAGAGCCGTTATTCCCGGCTTTTATGGAACCTATCCGGATGGGAAGATCAAGACCTTTTCCAGAGGCGGTTCGGATATCACCGGTGCTATTGTAGCCAGAGCCGTAAGTGCAGAAGTGTACGAAAACTGGACGGATGTATCGGGATTTTTAATGGCCGATCCAAGAATCGTTAAAAACCCCAAGCCGATCAGCAGAATTTCGTATAAGGAACTGAGAGAGCTTTCCTATATGGGAGCTTCTGTGCTCCACGAGGACGCAATTTATCCGGCCAGAGTGGCGGGAATTCCTATAAATATCCGAAATACCAACAGGCCTGCCGACCCGGGCACGATGATCGATGCGGACAGCGGAGCTCAGACAGACCAGATCATAACCGGCATAGCGGGAAGTAAGGATTTTTCTGTAATCGCTATTTATAAAAACAGGCTCAGTCAGGAAAGAGGTTTTGTCAGACGGCTCAGCAGTATTTTGGAAGATTATGACATCGCCATTGAGCATATGCCCAGCGGCATTGATACGCTTTCCGTGGTGGTTTCGGATAAGAGCATTGAAGGAAAGATGGATGAGGTCCTCGAAGAAATCAAGAGAAAGCTGGAACCGGGCAGTATTGATATTTTTGATGATATGTCCCTGATCGCTACGGTGGGTGCGGGCATGTCCAAGAGGCTTGGTGTATCGGCAACTCTGTTTACGGCACTTGCGGAAGCGGGGGTAAACATCAGAATGATCGATCAGGGCTCCAGTGAAATGAATATTATCGTGGGCGTGGAGACAAAAGACTTTGATCGTGCAATACAGGCTATTTATGATGCATTCGTGTAG